The proteins below are encoded in one region of Anaerolineae bacterium:
- a CDS encoding ABC transporter permease: MINLRTRKILRDLWGNKIRTALVVLTIAIGVFAVGSIARSWVILSRDLSNSYLAANPASATISTYAARNFNNNVVELVEGMPEVKQAEGQNGLRARVKVGPDNWRALRLVVRDDYDDLRIAKFSLEAGQWPPPNQTMLLERSSINLTQLDIGETTLVELPNGKQREIMVAGYVHDLNQTPTVFSYIAYGYITAETLEKLTGERGFNELMITVAQNPFDEDHIRDVVDKVTQKMEDNYLIIASKEIREPGKHPLDNIIQAVILILSMLGILSVFLSASLVVNIISSILARQVQQIGSLKAIGATSRTIMSMYMLAIVIFGILALIISVPLGMVAARQNTVFIAGLLNFNITSFEIPLYIFGLELLAGLIVPFLAALYPIISGTRITVREAIGAGGAKTAQFGASAFDQLFEKFRGLPTSILYAFRNIFRHKGRLALTLVALSLAGAIFIAVMSVRDSLFLTTNDIAAYWQEDISISFVDPQRLVEVEREALSVPGVARVEGRLVKLGFRVRPNGAESKQTTTIHGVSLPTEFITPTVIKGRWLQAGDTNSLVINTDFLDEEPDLAIGDTVELKIEGRTIKWTVVGLVTSQIVGGTDLMAPIAYTNYDYLAKTMGEVGLVDRLLIRTQKQDIAFQTDVSDALEQHFQRVNLRIRGKLLNTDVRTSLQNVFAIILNLMLTMTLLFATVGGLGLTSMMSLNVLERTQEIGIIRVLGGPGRVVSQIVLTEGIFIGLLSWFLGMLLAIPLSIYFGNSIGVTFLNIPLVYTFPFWGIFLWLVLVIILSTIASLIPARSASRLSVRETLAYE, encoded by the coding sequence ATGATTAACCTGCGGACGCGCAAAATCCTGCGTGATTTGTGGGGCAATAAAATCCGCACCGCCCTGGTGGTATTAACCATTGCCATTGGCGTGTTTGCCGTAGGCAGCATTGCTCGTTCCTGGGTGATACTCTCGCGTGATCTATCCAATAGTTACCTGGCGGCAAATCCGGCCAGCGCCACTATCAGCACCTACGCCGCTCGCAATTTCAATAACAACGTGGTTGAACTGGTAGAGGGGATGCCCGAAGTCAAACAGGCCGAAGGTCAAAATGGACTCAGAGCGCGGGTTAAAGTGGGGCCGGACAACTGGCGCGCCTTGAGATTGGTGGTGCGGGATGATTACGATGACCTGCGGATTGCCAAATTTAGCTTGGAAGCAGGCCAATGGCCCCCGCCCAACCAAACCATGCTTCTTGAACGTTCGTCCATCAACCTGACCCAGCTTGATATTGGCGAAACCACCCTCGTTGAACTCCCCAACGGCAAACAACGAGAAATCATGGTAGCAGGCTACGTTCACGATCTTAACCAAACCCCCACCGTATTTTCTTACATTGCCTACGGTTACATTACCGCCGAAACCCTGGAAAAACTCACCGGCGAACGGGGTTTTAATGAATTGATGATCACCGTGGCCCAAAATCCTTTTGACGAGGATCATATTCGTGATGTGGTAGACAAAGTTACCCAAAAAATGGAGGACAATTACCTGATCATTGCTTCCAAAGAAATCCGGGAGCCGGGCAAACATCCCCTGGATAATATCATCCAGGCGGTGATCCTGATCTTATCTATGCTGGGCATTCTTTCGGTGTTTTTAAGCGCCTCGTTAGTGGTCAATATTATTTCCTCCATCCTGGCCCGGCAAGTGCAACAGATCGGCTCGCTCAAAGCCATTGGCGCTACCAGCCGCACCATTATGTCAATGTATATGCTGGCCATTGTGATTTTTGGTATCCTGGCCCTGATTATCTCCGTGCCGTTAGGGATGGTGGCGGCGCGGCAAAACACGGTATTTATTGCCGGTTTGCTTAATTTTAATATTACCAGCTTTGAAATTCCGCTCTACATTTTTGGCCTAGAATTATTGGCCGGCCTGATTGTGCCCTTTCTGGCGGCGCTGTATCCCATTATCAGCGGCACCCGCATTACCGTGCGCGAAGCCATTGGCGCCGGCGGGGCAAAAACAGCCCAGTTTGGGGCCAGCGCCTTTGACCAACTTTTTGAAAAATTTCGTGGTTTGCCCACATCCATTCTCTACGCCTTTCGCAATATATTCCGGCATAAAGGCCGCCTGGCCTTAACCCTGGTGGCCTTGAGTTTGGCCGGGGCCATTTTTATTGCCGTAATGAGCGTGCGGGATTCGCTTTTTTTAACCACCAATGATATTGCCGCATACTGGCAAGAAGATATTTCGATCAGTTTTGTCGACCCGCAACGCCTGGTTGAAGTGGAACGAGAAGCCCTGAGTGTCCCCGGCGTGGCGCGCGTCGAAGGTCGCTTGGTGAAACTCGGCTTCCGGGTCCGGCCTAATGGCGCCGAATCGAAACAAACCACCACCATTCACGGCGTATCGTTGCCAACCGAATTTATTACCCCCACGGTTATCAAAGGGCGCTGGTTACAGGCGGGAGACACCAACAGCCTGGTGATCAACACCGATTTTCTCGACGAAGAACCCGACCTTGCCATTGGTGATACGGTTGAGCTAAAAATTGAGGGCCGTACAATAAAATGGACAGTAGTGGGCCTGGTCACCAGCCAGATTGTCGGCGGCACCGATTTGATGGCCCCCATCGCTTACACCAATTATGATTACCTGGCCAAAACAATGGGCGAAGTGGGCCTGGTAGACCGGCTGCTCATCAGAACCCAAAAGCAGGATATCGCGTTTCAAACAGATGTGTCCGACGCCCTGGAACAACACTTTCAACGGGTCAACTTACGCATCCGGGGCAAATTACTCAATACCGATGTTCGGACCTCATTGCAAAATGTATTTGCTATTATTTTAAATCTAATGCTAACCATGACCCTGCTGTTTGCCACGGTGGGCGGTTTAGGTTTGACCAGCATGATGAGCCTGAACGTGCTGGAACGCACTCAAGAAATTGGCATTATCCGGGTTTTAGGCGGGCCGGGGCGGGTTGTGTCGCAAATTGTGCTTACCGAAGGCATTTTTATTGGCCTTTTAAGCTGGTTTTTGGGTATGTTGTTGGCTATTCCCTTGAGCATCTATTTTGGCAATTCTATCGGCGTGACGTTTTTAAATATACCGCTTGTTTATACGTTTCCCTTTTGGGGTATCTTTTTGTGGCTGGTACTGGTTATTATTCTTTCCACCATTGCCAGCCTGATTCCGGCCCGCAGCGCCTCCCGGCTGAGCGTACGTGAGACCCTGGCCTATGAATAA
- a CDS encoding cyclic nucleotide-binding domain-containing protein, whose protein sequence is MKLPGLLSKPHRRQNEAGSTRPTAPLSNNALINLRQVVKTYETPAGSFTALKGIDLQVNAGEFVAVIGKSGSGKSTLINMITGIDRPTLGEVFVGGTPIHKLNEDQIALWRGRNLGVIFQFFQLLPTLTLLENVMLPMELSHLYSRPEREEWAMHLLEQVDLVDQAHKFPTTLSGGQQQRGAIARALANSPAVLIADEPTGSLDSKTSDTIFELFENFAGQGKTVLMVTHDRDLAGRVSRVVFIADGEITDQQIAAALPSLSKKDLAEVSAKLEPVKYNPGATIVQQGDPAEHVYIIIKGNVDVIFQHASGQEVTIGHLSSGQYFGEMGLLEGGKRTASVRAAADTEVVAMQLDRDTLTDLMARSQMTKEQIIHLMRERATGQRLAEALPVLSQAELDEIMAKAKPTTFAPGDTIVHQGDTATEFYIITAGRVEVIEHRPDEQAVVITRLEAGQHFGELGLLRGGKRMNTVRAAADTEVEVVALDQATFRYLVQENKMVKAEIAHVITRRQVQAKLKDFMPDLKRRKRQIPFGNEEETAND, encoded by the coding sequence ATGAAACTCCCCGGTCTGCTTTCGAAACCCCATCGCCGTCAAAACGAAGCCGGTTCAACCCGGCCAACGGCACCCCTCTCTAACAATGCCCTCATTAATTTACGCCAGGTTGTCAAAACTTATGAAACGCCTGCCGGTTCATTCACTGCCCTCAAGGGCATTGATTTGCAGGTTAATGCCGGCGAATTTGTGGCCGTGATCGGCAAATCAGGCAGCGGCAAATCTACCTTGATCAATATGATCACCGGCATTGACCGGCCCACCTTGGGCGAGGTGTTTGTCGGCGGCACCCCCATCCACAAACTCAATGAAGACCAAATAGCTCTCTGGCGGGGCCGTAATTTGGGCGTGATCTTTCAATTCTTTCAACTGCTGCCAACCCTGACCTTGCTGGAAAACGTGATGCTGCCCATGGAGTTGAGCCATTTATATTCCCGGCCAGAGCGGGAAGAGTGGGCCATGCATCTGCTAGAGCAGGTTGACCTGGTTGATCAGGCCCATAAATTCCCCACCACCTTGTCGGGGGGGCAGCAACAGCGCGGGGCCATTGCCCGCGCGCTGGCTAATTCACCGGCCGTGCTGATAGCCGATGAGCCGACCGGCAGCCTCGATTCAAAAACATCCGATACCATTTTTGAGCTTTTTGAAAACTTTGCCGGGCAGGGCAAAACGGTTTTGATGGTCACCCATGATCGAGACCTGGCCGGTCGGGTTTCGCGGGTGGTGTTTATTGCCGATGGCGAGATCACCGATCAACAAATTGCCGCTGCCTTGCCCTCGTTGAGTAAAAAAGATCTGGCCGAGGTTTCCGCAAAACTTGAACCGGTCAAATATAACCCCGGCGCTACAATTGTTCAACAAGGTGACCCGGCTGAACATGTTTACATTATCATCAAGGGTAATGTTGACGTTATTTTTCAGCACGCCAGCGGGCAGGAAGTTACCATTGGCCACCTGAGCAGCGGCCAGTACTTTGGTGAAATGGGCTTGTTGGAAGGCGGAAAACGCACGGCCTCGGTGCGAGCTGCCGCCGATACGGAAGTTGTAGCTATGCAGTTAGACCGCGATACATTAACCGACTTGATGGCCCGGTCGCAAATGACCAAAGAACAAATCATTCATCTAATGCGGGAGCGGGCGACGGGACAACGTTTAGCCGAAGCTTTGCCGGTTCTGAGTCAGGCAGAACTGGACGAGATAATGGCCAAGGCTAAACCCACAACCTTTGCCCCGGGAGACACTATTGTACACCAGGGCGATACGGCCACCGAGTTTTATATTATTACCGCCGGCCGGGTTGAAGTTATTGAGCATCGCCCGGACGAGCAGGCAGTTGTGATAACACGCTTAGAGGCGGGTCAACATTTTGGTGAATTGGGTTTGTTGCGAGGCGGCAAACGGATGAACACCGTTCGGGCGGCAGCCGATACCGAGGTTGAAGTGGTGGCCCTGGATCAGGCCACGTTTCGATACCTGGTTCAGGAAAACAAAATGGTAAAAGCAGAAATTGCGCACGTCATTACCCGCCGGCAAGTGCAAGCAAAATTAAAAGACTTTATGCCCGATCTAAAACGCCGCAAACGCCAGATCCCGTTTGGGAATGAAGAGGAAACGGCCAATGATTAA
- a CDS encoding biotin/lipoyl-binding protein yields MKNILIIILTILSLLALSACDASGEGLSFGQPSPTPAGTPTPLPTPITAYQTTIAADGQVVLPLPPQTFSFQVPGVSATIEEVYVVPGQRVKKGELLARIDATDLRNALVKAEAGLASLQAQITNEAAPALPGDIAEAETSLTAAQAELARLLSLPSEEAITQAAADLRLREVELRQAQEAYDAVAYAEGIGMSPQAAELQRATLNYERAQAIYNEATKPATEAQVASARLQVVQAQNRLDKLQAGLRPEALAVNEARLNEAQLQVNEARANLVKAQLLAPWDGEVTAVNASPGMSTANASVTLAQVEPLRFATSNFSERNLGDIRPGDKADIYLKAYPNTPFPALVYRIELQSERKDGDTALFTVYLDFNSADHDVRPGMTGRVEIAIEPEELAR; encoded by the coding sequence ATGAAAAATATCCTGATCATAATCTTAACCATTCTGAGTTTGCTGGCTCTCTCTGCCTGCGACGCTTCCGGCGAAGGCCTTAGCTTTGGTCAACCAAGCCCTACCCCGGCAGGAACGCCAACGCCTTTACCCACCCCCATTACCGCCTACCAAACCACTATCGCCGCCGATGGGCAGGTGGTGCTGCCGCTGCCACCCCAAACGTTCAGCTTTCAGGTGCCCGGCGTCAGCGCGACCATTGAGGAAGTTTACGTGGTACCCGGCCAACGGGTTAAAAAAGGTGAACTGCTGGCCCGGATTGACGCCACCGACCTGCGCAATGCCCTGGTGAAGGCCGAAGCCGGCCTGGCCTCGCTGCAAGCGCAAATAACCAACGAAGCCGCTCCCGCCCTGCCCGGCGACATCGCCGAGGCTGAAACCAGTTTGACCGCCGCCCAGGCAGAACTGGCTCGCCTGTTGAGTTTGCCTTCTGAAGAGGCCATCACCCAGGCCGCCGCCGATTTACGCCTGCGCGAAGTTGAATTGCGCCAAGCTCAAGAAGCTTACGACGCGGTGGCTTATGCCGAAGGCATAGGCATGAGTCCCCAGGCCGCCGAATTGCAGCGGGCCACCCTCAACTACGAACGCGCCCAGGCCATCTACAACGAAGCCACCAAACCGGCCACCGAGGCCCAAGTCGCCTCGGCCCGATTGCAAGTTGTTCAGGCTCAAAACCGGCTGGATAAATTGCAGGCCGGCTTGCGGCCCGAAGCGTTAGCCGTCAACGAGGCTCGGCTCAACGAGGCTCAACTCCAGGTAAACGAGGCCCGGGCCAATCTGGTCAAAGCCCAACTCCTGGCCCCCTGGGATGGCGAGGTGACGGCAGTCAATGCCTCGCCCGGTATGTCAACGGCTAATGCTTCCGTCACCCTGGCCCAGGTTGAACCGTTGCGTTTTGCCACCAGCAATTTTAGCGAGCGCAACCTGGGCGACATCCGGCCCGGCGACAAAGCCGACATTTACCTGAAAGCCTATCCCAATACCCCGTTTCCGGCCCTGGTCTACCGTATTGAACTGCAATCCGAACGGAAGGATGGGGACACGGCCCTGTTCACCGTTTACCTGGATTTCAACAGCGCAGATCACGACGTGCGGCCCGGCATGACCGGCCGGGTTGAAATTGCCATTGAGCCGGAAGAACTGGCCCGGTAA
- a CDS encoding DUF2723 domain-containing protein — protein sequence MEDWRFFSHALLPPPSAVSKYLPFFISAILFTASLALYLTTLAPSVVTLFDDSLEFQLVTYQLGIAHPTGYPLYTLLGKLFTFLPVGNVAFRVNLMSAVFGAATVALLYLLIRQVGANSHSPRINGPLPLPGWAVHLGGVGGALLLATGPVFWQQATIAEVYALNTFFVALLLLIVVTPPAPPKEHRQFYWLAFLTGLSLTHHRTMVLLLPALALYLYLTRRAYRFTWKILALGALLGLAPLLLYLYLPLRGHIGSLDGTYQNNWPGFWRQVGAGGYGTFIFDNPFDHERSAGFYWDLMRSHFYTLVPGFVGIFYLLWVGRRKILALTGLAFLTYFTFNIFYRVTDIEVFFIPVFLIWAMWSGVGATFLLQIAAGAGRAANRRPGMLEGSISTGFMKLSAWRVALTGLTLVIFGFIIFQNIRATRPLLAQRNTWHVHDYGLDILRQPFEDQAAIVGLVGEMTLIRYFQQTETMRPQVETIAADLEADRLVTVEKLLREGKSVYLTRELRGAPERWFLGAVGPLIRVGPAPLSALPEEVVPANQTAVPEITLAGYGVSRVPHTGAGPAPVRLALYWRAEAIISANLKVSARLLNQAGEIVTATDAAPVHFAYPTTAWRPGEIVSDVYDLTLPVDSPPGPYTPLLIWYDPAQNATEVGRVELKPVN from the coding sequence TTGGAGGATTGGAGATTTTTCTCCCATGCTCTTTTGCCTCCCCCCTCCGCTGTCTCTAAATATCTTCCATTTTTTATTTCCGCGATACTCTTTACGGCCAGCCTGGCCCTTTACCTCACCACCCTGGCCCCTTCGGTGGTAACGCTGTTTGACGACAGCCTGGAATTCCAACTGGTCACCTACCAATTGGGCATCGCCCACCCCACCGGCTACCCCCTCTATACCCTCTTGGGTAAATTATTCACCTTTTTGCCGGTGGGCAACGTGGCCTTTCGCGTGAACCTGATGAGCGCCGTGTTTGGCGCGGCCACGGTAGCTCTGCTTTACCTGTTAATACGGCAAGTGGGGGCCAATAGCCACTCGCCCCGGATAAATGGGCCTTTACCTTTACCCGGCTGGGCCGTTCACCTGGGCGGCGTTGGCGGCGCGCTGTTGCTGGCTACCGGCCCGGTCTTTTGGCAACAGGCCACCATCGCCGAGGTTTACGCGCTGAATACTTTTTTTGTGGCTCTGCTGCTTCTCATCGTGGTTACGCCGCCTGCTCCCCCCAAAGAACACCGGCAATTTTACTGGCTGGCTTTTTTGACCGGCCTGTCGCTGACGCATCATCGCACTATGGTTTTGCTCCTGCCCGCGCTGGCGCTCTATCTCTATCTGACGCGCCGGGCCTACCGTTTCACCTGGAAAATCCTGGCCCTGGGAGCGCTGCTGGGTTTGGCGCCTTTACTGCTTTACCTCTACCTTCCTCTGCGCGGGCATATCGGTTCGCTTGACGGCACGTACCAAAATAACTGGCCCGGTTTCTGGCGACAGGTTGGCGCCGGCGGTTATGGCACGTTCATATTTGACAACCCCTTTGACCATGAACGCAGCGCCGGCTTTTATTGGGATTTAATGCGCAGCCATTTCTATACGCTGGTCCCCGGTTTTGTGGGTATCTTTTACCTGCTTTGGGTGGGCCGGCGCAAAATACTGGCCTTGACCGGCCTGGCCTTTTTGACCTATTTTACGTTCAATATTTTTTACCGGGTCACCGACATTGAGGTGTTTTTTATCCCCGTTTTTTTGATATGGGCCATGTGGAGCGGCGTGGGCGCAACGTTTTTGCTGCAAATTGCCGCCGGGGCGGGAAGGGCCGCCAACCGCAGACCGGGGATGCTTGAGGGTTCAATTTCTACCGGCTTTATGAAACTTTCAGCCTGGCGCGTCGCCCTGACCGGCCTTACTTTGGTTATTTTTGGCTTTATTATTTTCCAAAATATCCGGGCCACCCGTCCCCTGTTGGCCCAACGTAATACCTGGCACGTTCACGATTACGGGCTGGATATTTTGCGGCAACCATTCGAGGATCAAGCGGCGATTGTGGGCCTGGTGGGTGAAATGACCCTGATTCGTTATTTTCAGCAAACGGAAACCATGCGGCCCCAGGTGGAAACGATTGCCGCCGATTTGGAAGCGGATCGCCTGGTTACGGTGGAAAAATTGCTCAGGGAGGGAAAATCCGTTTATTTGACCCGCGAGCTGCGCGGCGCGCCGGAACGCTGGTTTTTGGGCGCAGTTGGCCCGCTGATCCGGGTCGGCCCTGCGCCGCTATCGGCCTTGCCGGAGGAAGTCGTTCCGGCCAATCAAACCGCCGTCCCGGAAATTACGCTGGCCGGTTATGGCGTGTCGCGCGTTCCCCATACCGGGGCGGGGCCTGCTCCGGTGCGGTTGGCCCTTTATTGGCGGGCGGAGGCTATTATCTCCGCCAACTTAAAAGTGTCGGCCCGCCTGCTCAACCAGGCCGGAGAAATTGTAACTGCCACCGACGCCGCGCCCGTCCACTTCGCCTACCCCACCACCGCCTGGCGCCCCGGCGAAATCGTTTCGGACGTGTACGATTTGACTCTCCCGGTTGACTCCCCCCCCGGCCCATACACCCCCCTGCTCATCTGGTACGATCCCGCTCAAAATGCAACGGAGGTGGGTCGGGTTGAATTGAAGCCGGTTAATTGA
- a CDS encoding sigma-70 family RNA polymerase sigma factor translates to MATTPTESEAELVKAAQQGSKEAFQALVALHQATVLGFLYRLGNEVDTAQDLAQETFIKAWLGLEKYRHRQKFKSWLLKIAHNTTVDFWRGQRPTVELDAARTEDARIDLEGQVSRKQQAELVKQAVQSLPEQSRAALILREYHHHSYQEIAQILDIPVGTVMSRLNYARSVLKKRLQPLPENA, encoded by the coding sequence ATGGCAACCACCCCCACCGAATCTGAAGCAGAATTGGTCAAAGCGGCGCAGCAGGGCAGTAAAGAAGCTTTTCAGGCTTTGGTAGCCTTACATCAGGCCACCGTGCTGGGTTTTCTGTATCGGCTGGGCAACGAGGTGGATACGGCTCAAGACTTGGCCCAGGAAACGTTCATCAAAGCCTGGTTGGGCCTGGAAAAGTACCGGCACCGGCAAAAGTTTAAAAGCTGGCTGCTGAAAATTGCCCACAACACCACGGTTGATTTTTGGCGGGGCCAGCGCCCCACCGTTGAGTTGGACGCAGCCAGGACAGAAGATGCCAGGATTGACCTGGAAGGCCAGGTGAGTCGCAAGCAGCAGGCCGAGTTGGTTAAGCAGGCGGTGCAGAGTTTGCCGGAGCAAAGCCGCGCGGCCTTGATTTTACGAGAATATCACCACCATTCTTACCAAGAAATTGCCCAAATCCTGGATATTCCGGTAGGCACAGTGATGTCCAGGCTCAATTACGCCCGTTCAGTTTTAAAAAAACGTTTGCAACCATTACCGGAGAACGCCTGA
- a CDS encoding zf-HC2 domain-containing protein — protein sequence MHSQEAELLRYLDGELGSAERMKVETHLAGCSICRARVTELQALAAILQSWILPSGLAQLKQPLSLPARETKTQVNLGIIGWSSGLGLVLLFMMVRAIFWLSSQLNWVARLVETFGFGGWFEQFTTNLWRLVLIHPFYLAYLGEIGQKLRLGLGVMLPFLLYMVSIGVIMILYFNWFSLIFVSRRSDKIRS from the coding sequence ATGCATAGCCAAGAAGCGGAATTGTTACGTTATCTCGACGGCGAGTTGGGGAGCGCAGAAAGGATGAAAGTTGAAACGCACCTGGCCGGATGTTCAATTTGCCGGGCGCGTGTAACCGAATTACAAGCCCTGGCCGCTATTTTACAAAGCTGGATTTTACCCTCCGGCCTGGCCCAATTAAAACAACCGTTATCACTGCCGGCCAGAGAAACAAAAACCCAGGTGAACCTGGGCATCATTGGGTGGAGTTCTGGTTTGGGGCTGGTGTTACTTTTTATGATGGTCAGGGCCATCTTTTGGTTGAGCAGCCAGCTCAATTGGGTTGCTCGGTTGGTGGAAACATTTGGTTTTGGCGGGTGGTTTGAGCAATTTACCACTAACCTGTGGCGGTTGGTTTTGATCCATCCCTTTTACCTGGCTTACCTGGGTGAAATAGGCCAAAAGCTCAGGTTAGGGTTAGGCGTGATGTTACCATTTTTGCTTTATATGGTTTCAATCGGCGTTATCATGATTTTGTATTTTAATTGGTTCAGCCTGATCTTTGTATCAAGGCGATCAGACAAGATAAGGAGTTAA
- a CDS encoding GNAT family N-acetyltransferase: MMRAAKINQPTIVRPINEADSRSILRLVDSARRVHLRLPPANLPAKIKTAPGFLAEDQVGLRGFMMIEAQQPQTALILAAALRDTWGVSPYLDLLLPQIEQKARTQNLTTLAHVSYDDWLIDGLKERGFSTREWVVNFERHGSWPQAMVTIPAIIRIAHLTDLPAILALDRLAFAQFWRKPPANFSEALARAVSFMVAELDGQIVGYEWCEIYRQHAHLARLAVHPDYQGRGIGAQLLYQAIIDTLARGVNLITLNTQENNHRSHALYRRFGFMQTGQRMPVLGKELG, translated from the coding sequence ATGATGCGCGCGGCGAAAATCAATCAACCAACCATAGTGCGGCCAATTAATGAGGCCGATAGTCGCAGTATCTTGCGGCTGGTAGACAGCGCCCGGCGCGTTCATCTACGGCTGCCGCCGGCCAATTTACCGGCCAAAATAAAAACGGCCCCCGGCTTTTTGGCCGAGGACCAGGTTGGGTTGCGCGGCTTTATGATGATTGAGGCCCAACAACCGCAGACGGCCCTGATTCTGGCTGCCGCCCTGCGGGACACGTGGGGAGTTAGCCCATACCTTGATTTGTTATTGCCCCAAATTGAGCAAAAAGCCCGCACCCAAAATTTAACCACCCTGGCCCACGTGAGTTACGACGATTGGTTGATTGACGGGCTAAAGGAACGTGGTTTTAGCACCCGCGAGTGGGTGGTGAATTTTGAGCGGCACGGCTCCTGGCCCCAAGCCATGGTGACGATACCGGCGATTATCCGCATCGCTCATCTAACCGACCTGCCGGCCATCCTGGCCCTGGACCGGCTGGCTTTTGCCCAATTCTGGCGCAAACCCCCGGCCAATTTTAGCGAAGCCCTGGCCAGGGCCGTATCGTTTATGGTGGCCGAATTGGACGGACAAATTGTAGGCTATGAGTGGTGCGAAATTTATCGCCAGCACGCTCACCTGGCCCGGCTGGCCGTTCATCCCGATTACCAGGGGCGCGGCATTGGGGCGCAATTGCTCTACCAGGCCATCATTGACACCCTGGCCAGGGGGGTCAACCTGATTACCCTCAATACCCAAGAAAACAACCACCGCTCTCACGCGCTGTACCGGCGTTTTGGCTTTATGCAAACCGGGCAGCGCATGCCGGTGTTGGGCAAGGAGTTGGGGTAA
- a CDS encoding response regulator, whose protein sequence is MVNGTSVTGKILIVDDVPISLGLMRDQLENAGFNVLAVSSGEEALARVEEIKPDLILLDVLMPGLDGFETCRRLKENEATQDIPIIFMTVLSETADRLMGFEVGAVDYIAKSAPLDEILARVRIHLTLRQTQQALLAANEQLQQANQELAREITNRNRAKELLQQRNRELALISRAVQMFNSTFDLNQILHTILDEIHRLLDITGTSFWLCLPDTGELICQHATGPGSNQVIGWRLAPGQGLAGYAAQTGGALLVSNTRAEARHFKEVDQKIGLETRSILTIPLTTPNGVIGVLNVVDTRVGRFTKNDLQLLEPIIAVATLVIENARLFDETRQARMAAGVAPEATE, encoded by the coding sequence ATGGTGAATGGAACAAGCGTCACCGGCAAAATTTTGATTGTTGACGATGTGCCCATCAGTTTAGGCCTCATGCGAGATCAACTGGAGAACGCCGGCTTTAACGTTCTTGCTGTTTCCAGCGGGGAAGAAGCCCTGGCCCGGGTTGAGGAAATTAAGCCCGATCTTATCCTTTTGGATGTATTGATGCCCGGCCTGGATGGCTTTGAAACGTGTCGCCGTTTAAAAGAAAATGAAGCCACTCAAGATATTCCCATCATCTTTATGACGGTGCTGTCTGAAACAGCCGATAGGCTGATGGGGTTTGAGGTAGGGGCCGTTGACTATATTGCCAAATCGGCCCCGCTTGATGAAATCCTGGCTCGCGTTAGAATTCATCTTACTCTGCGCCAAACTCAGCAGGCGCTATTGGCGGCCAATGAACAACTGCAACAGGCCAACCAGGAATTAGCGCGTGAAATCACCAACCGCAACCGGGCCAAGGAGTTACTCCAACAACGCAACCGTGAGTTGGCCCTGATTAGCCGAGCCGTTCAGATGTTTAATTCCACATTTGATTTAAATCAGATTCTGCACACCATTCTTGACGAAATACACCGTTTGTTGGATATTACCGGCACCTCATTTTGGCTGTGTCTGCCGGACACGGGTGAATTGATTTGCCAACACGCCACTGGCCCTGGCAGCAACCAGGTTATTGGCTGGCGACTGGCCCCCGGACAGGGACTGGCCGGATACGCCGCCCAAACCGGTGGCGCCCTGCTGGTGTCTAACACGCGCGCCGAAGCGCGACATTTTAAGGAAGTTGACCAGAAGATCGGCCTGGAAACACGTTCTATCCTGACCATTCCGCTGACCACGCCAAACGGGGTGATTGGTGTTTTAAATGTGGTAGACACGCGAGTGGGTCGTTTTACCAAAAATGATTTGCAATTGTTAGAGCCAATCATCGCCGTAGCCACCCTGGTCATTGAAAATGCGCGTTTGTTTGATGAGACTCGCCAGGCCCGAATGGCCGCCGGGGTTGCGCCGGAGGCGACGGAGTGA